In Candidatus Micrarchaeota archaeon, the DNA window CATGGACTGGGGCTCGATAGGTAAAAACCCTAAAATAATGTGCGGCTACAGCGATGCGGTCGTGCTACTTAATTCGTTCAACAGGAAACTGGGCCTGGTGACGTTCCATGGGAATGACCTGAACAGCTTCGGCAGGCAGCAGACGGATTACGACAGGGATGAATTCATCAATGCCTATATGCACGGCAAAAAGGGATACATACGGCAGAACGGGGAAAGGAGAACCGTGAGGAATGGAAAATCATCAGGAAGGCTTCTTGGTGGAAACCTCAGGTGCCTGCTAAAGCTCAGGGGCACTGAATTCTGGCCTGATTTCAGGGACTCGATACTCTTCCTCGAATCCTACAAGAGCAGGGACACGATGATGGAGCTGTTCATGCAGCTAAAGGAGCAGGAGGTATTCGACAAGATCAACGGCGTAATAGTTGGTTTCAATTACGGCATGCAGGTGCTTGATCCGAAATCAAGGCAGATGGAGGACATAATACTGGAGATGACCAAGGGATACGATTTCCCGATACTCAAGGTCAACGATTTCGGCCACATGTGCTCGCAGACGGTGCTGCCTTTGGGGATTAGGGTTGAGCTTGATGCGGATGTAAGGCGCATGGCGATACTGGAGGATTTTGTCAGGTAGCTTTATTTCTATTCCGATAATGCCGCGGTTGCCATCCTTTCCTTGCTCGCCTGCCTCTTGCTTTCCAGTATGTTCCTTATGAGCCCCTCCTGCTCGCGGTCGCCTATGACCCGGACGAACGCAAGGCTGAGCATGTTTACGGTGTTCTTGTCCTTGTACAGCCCTATTACCTTGTTGCTTACCTTGCTAGCGAAGTCCTCGTCGCCGCATGCCTTGGCCCACCTTATGGCGCGAGCATAGCCGAATTCAAGGCCGATGACGCTTGATACTGGGTT includes these proteins:
- a CDS encoding LD-carboxypeptidase, producing the protein MANISTLLPERLEIGDTIGVVAPSKPIDVNDPQVVAGIAFLEKMGFKILMGKHVSSSDPEEKAEDINSMFSDKDVKMVMFAKGGDTAELLFPFMDWGSIGKNPKIMCGYSDAVVLLNSFNRKLGLVTFHGNDLNSFGRQQTDYDRDEFINAYMHGKKGYIRQNGERRTVRNGKSSGRLLGGNLRCLLKLRGTEFWPDFRDSILFLESYKSRDTMMELFMQLKEQEVFDKINGVIVGFNYGMQVLDPKSRQMEDIILEMTKGYDFPILKVNDFGHMCSQTVLPLGIRVELDADVRRMAILEDFVR